The Mangifera indica cultivar Alphonso chromosome 19, CATAS_Mindica_2.1, whole genome shotgun sequence nucleotide sequence cAACATCTAGCATCATgtttttataatcatatttttccatGGAAAACTAACAAAGAAACTCGATTCTTCAAGGGTTTTCACTGAGATTATATCTTGTATAAAAGGAGGCTTGCAATCCATGGAGACTAGTAATGGTAGACTGAGTCGAGAAGATTATGTCCTATTATCAAAGGGTAGAGTTTCCACTTTCAGCAGGCGGAAGAGGGAGATGATATATGGGATATTTCAAAACTATGAGAAAATGAAGATGGCCAATGGTGAATTTGATTTGGCTGATCTAGTAATTGATCTTCATCACCGacttaaaaagggaaaatatcaAGGAGGTGAAgttcattttgtttatgttgatgaGGCGCAGGATCTTACAATGAGTCAAATTGCTCTGTTCAAACATATCTGCAAAAATGTGGAAGAGGGATTTGTTTTTTCTGGTGATACAGCATAAACAATTGCCAGGGGAGTTGACTTCAAATTTGAAGATATACGATCTCTGTTCTACAAGAAGTTTGTAATGGAATCAGGAAGCAATGAATATGATGACAAAGAACAGAAAGGACAACTCTcaaaaattcttaatttgagcCAGAACTTCCGTACCCATGTAGGTGTCCTAAAGTTAGCTCAAAGCATCAGTGACCTTCTTTACCGTTTCTTCTATCACTTTGTTGATGTTTTAAACCCTGAGACTAGTATGATATATGGGGAATCTCCAATTTTGCTTAAATCTGAGAACAATAAAAATGCAATCATACAAATTTTTGGAAAGACTGGAAATGCTGGTGGTGCTATAGTTGGTTTTGGAGCGGATCAGGTAATATTGGTATGGGATGACAATGCTCGGAAGAATATTTAGGACTATGTCAGGAATCAAGCTCTTGTTTTGACAATAGTAGAGAGCAAAGGCCTTGAATTTAAGGTAATTCATTCTTCTTTAAAAGTCTCTGTTATAGTTGGAGTGATCAACAAAGAGTTTGCTTTTAATATACTGTTCTTCATGCCATTTGTTTAAGTGCTTGTTTAACCTACTTTGATCTTAACATGTATTGGtcatttattatctaattaggACTTTAAAACTTGAAAGTTTCAGACTATTTCTCTTAACTGTAATTTTATTTCGTCTTCAGAATAGGTAATGTAAAATAGACATGCAGGTAGTATTATAAAATTGTGACTTCTGGGAACTATTCCTAGTGAAATGTACTATTGATCTTCTATCTATAATAAAATACTTCTTCAAAATACATGAGGAGGGGATTTGATTACTAAATGCTGCTGAATTGATTggtcttaaaaaaattttcttcatttatccAAGTTCTTATTCTATTCATTAGTAACTTTTATGAAtcttaattttctctttaatgatttgaatattttctttcataggATGTATTTTTATACAACTTTTTTGGTTCATCAAATCTTAAGAATCAATGGCAAGtgatttatgaatatatgaAGGAACAAAATTTGCTTGATTCCACATCACCTAGGTCTTTCCCAAGCTTCAATGAAGCTAAACACAACATCTTGTGTGCTGAACTGAAGCAACTGTATGTCGCCATCACTCGTACAAGTCAAAGGTTATGGATCTGGGAGGATAATGAGGATGTCTCAAAACCTATGTTTGACTATTGGAAGAGGAAATTTCTTGTTCAACTCAAACAGTTGGATGATTCATTTGTACATGCAATGCAAGTTGTGAGCACCCCAGAGGAGTGGAAATTGAAGGGACTCGaggtttattttacttttccaagttatttttatcatcaCTGTTATCAATTTCTGTTGGCTAATTTTTAATTGGGAAACCTTTGTTTCTTGTTCTGTCATATTTTGGGGCACATaacaatattcttttttatcttcatctatCCAATTCTGGTACCCTTTGCCTAGCTGAGCCATTTGACCTTCATATCTAGAGTGTCTCATATACACGGCGTAGGAAAAATTGCTGTCATcattatttttgtcattgtaGCCATTTGACATTCATATTTTGTTGCGGTAGGTGTGTACATGTTAGGAAGGTTGTACCTTCTCGGTGATgctgattgtttttttttcttcttttgtcaattatttcttatttccAGCTATTTCATGAATGTAATTATGAAATGGCAACTTTTTGCTTCGAAAGAGCTAAAGATTTTTACTGGGAGGAAAGGTGTAAAGCTACTGCCCTTAAAGCTGATGCTGACCGCATCCGCAGTTTAAACCCTGTGGAGGCTAATATCAAACTAAGGCAAGCTGCTATAAAATTTGAAGCTATAAGCAATGCTGATTCAGCCGCCAAATGTTTTTATGAGTCGGGGGAGTATGAAAGAGCTGGTATGAGTTTGATATTCATTATTTGATCTGGAATATATCTTGCTGCCTTTATGTGCTgcaattttattgatatacttctttacttaattataattaccgTGAAAACTTAGAAATTATCTTTTGTCTCTCCTTTCTGATGGATTATTGCTGATATATTTTGTGACATCTGGATTTGATAAATCGGAAACAATAGAGGCTTTGATAGAAAATGCAGATGATGAAAAGAGCATTTTGTTGAATGCCCCAGCAGTTGAggtaatttcatttcttttttcacatCTGTTGAATGTAGTATGAAGTAATAAgattagatttagattttttttttgtgattttacaGTTGGGTGTTCACTTGAATAAACTATTCTTGCAGCAGAATAGGAGTACTAAAGGCAAGGCAACAGAGGCGGGATCAGAAGAGAAATTGGATAAGGACAGTAAGGAGGCATTGCAAGTTCATCTAGCTTCTGGTTCCCAGTGGCCAGAAAATTCTGAGAAGACTGAAAGCAAGgtgaagggaaagaaaaagccTAAGAGAAAGAACAAGCGAAATGGTAAGCAGAAAAACTAGCAACCAAAGCTAAGATTTCGCATTTCTGAACTTGATTACCTTATAGTACAAATGACCAAGTTTGTCAGTCTTTCTGGTTATATaagaacaaattattattttgtattttaaatagttattgaTATTAAATGGTCAATTTTGTTTCACAGAATTCTGGCAACAGAAAGATACgcaaatgatgatgaaattcaaTCATGACAGCactctttataataaaaaattcaatgaattGAGCCCAGGAGGGCGATGAAAGAATCTCCTGCATCTGTCATACTAATGGCAGATTGTTTCATTTCCCTGTGGTTTGTTGGTGGACTCACAGGCTTCCGTTTGTCTCTCATCGGCACAAATCAGGTTGGTTGTTTTATACCATTTGGTCATAACATGAGATTATTTTTGGTTACTGTTTAGTTGCCAAGTGAAATGAACTTTAATTTTCCCTGTATCTGTGGCAAAAATGTTTATGATAGGATTCAAGTCTTGGTCTACTAAGTTTGTGCAGACAAGATGCTATTGCTAATAATTCATTGAATATGAAACAGATATCCTGTGCTTCCATTTTGCAGAATGATCTTTTAGATAGGATGTTTTACCGAATGATCTGGGTGGGTTTCATTGACTTAACTCTCTGTTATAAAGAGCTCTTAGTGCTTTTTTGATAGTGTTTTGCATAATTGCTTTATAtcttcttcaaataaaaatgacaaattgaaTTTTACAATTTGATTATGTGTTTATGCTTGGGCACCACCTTATTCtctatataaaaacaatgaaattgTGTTTGATATAAGCGTCTTAGAGAAGTAGAAGGTGAATTTTTGTGAATCGATTTTATCGGCATCACATAAAAGCACTCgaatttgtatcaaatttaaaactggTTTTcggaaaatatataaaattcttattttcaaactttactcTCCAAATGCGGTATCAAACTTGTTTTGTGTATTCCCAAAATAGGAAATTGTTTTCCCCAGAGATTGTTGAACACTTCCTGAACTACTGATGTTTCAATTGTGGCTGTGAAAGGTGGAAAATACTTAACACCGCCTTTTCTCCTTGGGCACTTTACCCCAGCTCCTTGGGATTAtaggaaataaataaaaggtaTAAATTCAGAGATAATATGAATGGAAGTGTGCTTTCATGGACCTTAATCTCGCTAGTGGCAAGgggaaagaaacaaaacaatgaaGTTTGTTTCTCGGGTATCTGTACTTTTGAAGTGCTACATATTTGAGTTCTTTGCTGCATGTTTGGTTCAGCTGGACTGACAGTGCTGATATTAATATAGTACTtgcaaatatttttctataaactTGAAAGTTTTACGCTATgtaatttttctctttccttGAATTCATATTTCATGCTAtgtttaaatcattaattttttcatttgaatagCTACTGAAGATTTCCCAGCGTCGTAATATTGAAGAAATAGAAGGGGGCATCCGTAGTAGAGGTAACAATGGTCCTCCCCATAATGCCGCAGAGGTTGAAAATGTTATGAGTTCAGATATCCGTGCTCCCACCATTCGAGCAGATACTCGGCACTCAAGTTGGGGAAGAAGTGGTGGAAGCTGGGAAATTTCACCAAATGTTCTTGGCAACTCCACTGTCACTGAAAGTAGAGGCTACAATGCTCCAAAGGAAGCACGCCAATGATGGGTTATTTAACTTGCTCTTAGTGTGATCACAGTAATGATGTTTGATTTCTGGGATATGTTTTCCTTGTTTTGCCGAGTCATCAGTTATTAGAAATCAACAGCTAGCCATAGGGGAGTCAAATTGATTCCCCCTTCTAGGCGCAGAAAGCTTGTATTACCATCTTTTGTGGAAATTTCTTGCTCCTCTCTCTTTGGAAGTAGTCAATAGAAATGTTTGTGTAACTTTTTAAGATCAACAAGACATCGtgtttttcaccattttattctttttctccctttattttgtcaataacaCTCTGCTACCTTGGATTTAGTATCTGGTGCTGGCTTTATTCTTTGTGTAAATATATTTCATGACTCAAAATTTGTGCATCCCTTTCCTCGCCGCTTGGTTGGAAACTGCATTTCAAGCTATATATTGATGCAGATTTTCATGTAATGGTTGGGACTTGAAATTCCTCACCATGCATATTGCTTTACaaagtacttttttttttaagaaataaaactatataaacacATTTTTGGATATACGATTGTGtcatatataatgtattattatataattaaataattttaaattaaaaataaaataatattcaattatataatgatatattatttatgtatataattttatataaaaaaaatgtatatataacattgctagTAAGAAGGGAAGCTCCTCACCAGATTTGAAATTGGCCCGCTTCCCATTATGGAGAATGTAGAAACTTCATCATTTAAAATGGCTTTGAACGAAGTGGACAAGGATCCCTTAACTACAGATTATGATGCAAAAGTTGCTTAAGATGGTGCTCATTGTTGTAAGGAGAAGTTGAGTTGTGAAGGGTGTTGCTTCaatataattagaaattattatatgaagatTTTTAGTGAATTGGATTTCGCTAAAACTAATATGATAAGCCCAAAATGTTCATTCATCATTTTAAACTGTtgaatatgcataaataaaatacGTAATTAAGTAAAGGCCAAAAGTtttattcccatccaaaatttggtgtattttaaaaattgttaaaattcttaattaggTTTAGgaataaaaccgttatttaataaaaaatttgaaataaaataaaaattttattacgtttcttctttttaattaaaagaattaacaaTGTCCTCCCcgtaaaaaagtttgaaaagttaacttttctcaacaaagtttttttcttctttctctagtAACCCATGCATTTGTCAACTCTCTCTCCCTCCATTTTTAGGTTGATTCTAACGAAATCAGCCAAGGTGAACGACGTTCGGTTGCTCTTCCCCCAAATAAAGACAAATGATACTTTTTGTTCATTAGCGTTAAACAAATTGTCTCCGTGGCCAAAGATCGACTTTCTCCATGGTTGTacgaagatgaatcatcttcttccaatcatatagtgacataaCATTATTTGTACTTacatttatacttattatttatatacatgatTATATCTATAGTAATATAATTAGTTGTTATTCATTTACTCTGGTAGAATTCCAAGAAAGCAAATTAGAGATGGTAATTTTAGCCCGACTTTAGGGGCATTGACCTTTCCCACCCaaatggggaggggattcctCGATAGAAGTGGAGAAGGAGACGGGGACAGGGATGAAAAAATTCTTGCAAATCAGTTACAGGTCGGGGATGGgaatacatgtgtcccctccccgctCAGCCCCAGTCCCATCCctgtctctttatattaatttatttgtttaaaatactaacatatctttataattttaaattatatatatttttaaatttagttagtttattaatgtatatattatagtggttaatatattatatttatgatatttgaaatagtagattgattttaattttatttaattttgttatttaatatatttatattgtgtttaaatggtagaaggaagaaattttttcatgtggatacggggaggggattttttcccgTGGAGACGGGAAGGGGATGAGGAAGAGTTTTTTCTTTGCGAAGAGaggatgaaaaatcattttcatcttcccAATGGAGACAGaaacggggattgagatcccctctcTACCCCTCCTTGTTGCCATCCCTAAAGCAAATCACCTCTTGATTTTCTTTCCAAATTagactttcataaaataaagtTGTTGTTATTTCCATGTTTGTTTGTAGTATTTTaggtaaatatttgattagTTACTATTAGCACATTACATTTTGctaaacaaatttattcataattaacaTTTTAGTTATCAGAATAACATTTTAGTTACCACATATTTTCCTCTAAGGGGAACATGGGGCACTAGAAGGGGGATGAATCTTACCTCTATATTAGTATGTTACATTTTGCCAAACAAATTTATTCAGAATTAAAACTTTAGTTGCCAAAATAACATGTGGTTACCACATATTTTCCTTTAGCGGGAACATGAAGCGCCTAAAAGGGATAAGTTTTTACTCTATTTCgtaattaaatacttaattgtcaaaataaaattatttgaaaaaaaaataattataaaaaattactttttagtACTCTATAGTTTCTTTTTTACGGAAAAAGTGAGgcatcaaaaaattaattcgggcaactgaattaaatttagTTGTTATAGATGAGTTTttgcaaattttaatttgtagtAAAATATAACaaccataatttaaaaataaaatacaaaaaatgggTAATATGTAGAATATCAATTTACCTCTagtcaaaaatatcattttctccttatgtgaaaaatatcacaaaaccTTCTAGTAGACCCTTGCATTATTCTGATCAAAATCACAATTTCAAACCACAAATCACACTATAGATTgaccaaaaaatattta carries:
- the LOC123203509 gene encoding TPR and ankyrin repeat-containing protein 1-like isoform X2, with protein sequence MKEQNLLDSTSPRSFPSFNEAKHNILCAELKQLYVAITRTSQRLWIWEDNEDVSKPMFDYWKRKFLVQLKQLDDSFVHAMQVVSTPEEWKLKGLELFHECNYEMATFCFERAKDFYWEERCKATALKADADRIRSLNPVEANIKLRQAAIKFEAISNADSAAKCFYESGEYERAEALIENADDEKSILLNAPAVENRSTKGKATEAGSEEKLDKDSKEALQVHLASGSQWPENSEKTESKVKGKKKPKRKNKRNEFWQQKDTQMMMKFNHDSTLYNKKFNELSPGGR
- the LOC123203509 gene encoding TPR and ankyrin repeat-containing protein 1-like isoform X1, translated to MKEQNLLDSTSPRSFPSFNEAKHNILCAELKQLYVAITRTSQRLWIWEDNEDVSKPMFDYWKRKFLVQLKQLDDSFVHAMQVVSTPEEWKLKGLELFHECNYEMATFCFERAKDFYWEERCKATALKADADRIRSLNPVEANIKLRQAAIKFEAISNADSAAKCFYESGEYERAEALIENADDEKSILLNAPAVEQNRSTKGKATEAGSEEKLDKDSKEALQVHLASGSQWPENSEKTESKVKGKKKPKRKNKRNEFWQQKDTQMMMKFNHDSTLYNKKFNELSPGGR
- the LOC123202860 gene encoding protein S-acyltransferase 8-like; the protein is MADCFISLWFVGGLTGFRLSLIGTNQDSSLGLLSLCRQDAIANNSLNMKQISCASILQNDLLDRMFYRMIWLLKISQRRNIEEIEGGIRSRGNNGPPHNAAEVENVMSSDIRAPTIRADTRHSSWGRSGGSWEISPNVLGNSTVTESRGYNAPKEARQ